In Penaeus vannamei isolate JL-2024 chromosome 4, ASM4276789v1, whole genome shotgun sequence, a single window of DNA contains:
- the LOC113829231 gene encoding uncharacterized PE-PGRS family protein PE_PGRS54 isoform X1 — translation MRSLLSLALFLAAAYGCGEVSPRAEVVCYFEGDLTAKDVDPCKCTILVASDVTLDHDLKLTSDVDFTKLKALKARNPKLRLVASIGGENVKTETFSLVTSSVEGVANFTEGVVAFVTANGLDGLEVDWRWPGQNGGSKDKDDVTTLMKVVRLALDQKVHSVSRRTATEALAEDTTEAEDATEAPQDVTEAESATEASTDVPTTSAPEQEDESLGSDYLVLESGSEYEVTLRPEIEVRLEDTGHTIKEKKEDSHGKKQEKTATRPYRGSVKFTDYFKLSGVLTTTETPSTTPSSGWKIAKSSQASERKAKQEVEKERGAILMMTVSPHPEYLVKGYDLKALTKIVDFFSLPTHNLTEDRPDAAAETFHHSRLMGVSDLENADSLVDLVVSLGVPLDHLILGLPATAAVFTLKDEELNTPRSPAAGTASFIPYREACMMMETGNWTVERDEDLTGPYAFLNATWLAFDDPTSAKIKSKYVLLRGLAGAALHNLDGEDWDDQCNQGKYPVLSAIHDTFTQLARTPRRAVLQSLVDDLETEESSFRPISVASPTDLRNSPFRIVRIVDRTGAIKAIRASSESRFECSRQGYYRDPADCSQFYRCVKFNQYVDDFTVFEYSCPSGLVFDDRWEICAWPSAAPPCDGSSEIFPVPRRKFSCPGEGYFTDPENCRWFFACRDYYGNGTYTQYEFRCPFGLAYDEANGLCNWPWLVEGCGHTGPIPDGYGGVSSGAVPVSVASIAGGGFSQGKAVFGDGSASQDLYGGSSESCEDCGSTELAIGGQGVYNANRGLIVGADQSNERLSYGTFKNTGIPTIPGTGFSGHGSGRQGNNIGSAFGSSSNRRPSKTQGGRRKSSRGQNGQGYNYQEPDNAFNPAEVSGGYAAPNSGSRGRPSSRPSSSYKTPSATTRTPTTTYRPVTSAPATTPSSGYSYPEPANPFTSGTSIQVSKPSPVTSAPIRSSTRGHGSSGSTSGSRKTSGSGVGHFTIPGSSSGSRHGSGSSASGGSRGSGRPGSSRGSGGSYSAPAKPFVTGSSAGSADSSEEDGGSGSRGTSSGSSHFGGSGSGNRGSSTGSSHFGGSGSGSRGSSSGSSHFGGSGSGSRGSSSGSSHFGGSGSGSRGSSSGSSHFGGSGSGSGGSSSGSSHFGGSGSGSRGSSSGSGHFGGSVSGNGGSSSSSSGSSGGYSYSAPAKPFITGSSAGSAGSSEEDGGSGSRGSSSGSSHFGGSGSGSRGSSSGSSHFGGSGSGSRGSSSGSSHFGGSGSGSRGSSSGSGHFGGSGSGSSGSSSSSSGSSGGYSYSAPAKPFITGSSAGSAGSSEEDGGSGSRGSSSGSSHFGGSGSGSRGSSSGSSHFGGSGSGSRGSSSGSSHFGGSGSGSRGSSSGSGHFGGSGSGSSGSSSSSSGSSGGYSYSAPAKPFITGSSAGSAGSSEEDGGSGFFGGSGSSSGSSHFGGSGSGSRGGSSGSGHFGGSGSGSSGSSSGSSHFGGSGSGSRGGSSGSGHFGGSGSGSSGSSSGSSHFGGSGSGSRGGSSGSGHFGGSGSGSSGSSSGSSHFGGSGSGSRGGSSGSGHFGGSGSGSSGSSSGSSHFGGSGSGSRGGSSGSGHFGGSGSGSSGSSSGLSHFGGSGSGSRGGSSGSGHFGGSGSGSSGSSSGSSHFGGSGSGSRGGSSGSGHFGGSGSGSSGSSSGSSHFGGSGSGSRGGSSSSSGSSGGYSYSAPTKPFITGSSAGSADSSEEDGGSGSRGSSSGSSHFGGSGSGSGSRGSSSGSSHFGGSGSGSGSRGSSSGSSHFGGSGSGSGSRGSSSGSSHFGGSGSGSRGSSSGSSHFGGSGSGSRGSSSGSSHFGGSGSGSRGGSSGSGHFGGSGSGSSGSSSGSSHFGGSGSGSRGGSSGSGHFGGSGSGSSGSSSSSSGSSGGYSYSAPAKPFITGSSAGSAGSSEEDGGSGSRGTSSGSSHFGGSGSGSRGGSSGSSHFGGSGSGSRGGSSGSGHFGGSGSGSSGSSSGSSHFGGSGSGSRGGSSGSSHFGGSGSGSSGSSSGSSHFGGSGSGSRGGSSGSGHFGGSGSGSSGSSSSSSGSSGGYSYSAPAKPFITGSSAGSAGSSEEDGGSGSRSSSSGSSHFGGSGSGSRGSSSGSSHFGGSGSGSRGSSSGSSHFGGSSGSGSGGSSSSSSGSSGGYSYSAPATPFITGSSAGSAGSSEEDGGSGSRGSSSGSSHFGGSGSGSRGSSSGSSHFGGSGSGSGSRGSSSGSSHFGGSGSGSGSRGSSSGSSHFGGSGSGSGGSSSGSGHFGGSGSGSRGSSSGSSHFGGSGSGSVGSSSGSGHFGGSGSGSSGSSSSSSGSSGGYSYSAPAKPFITGSSAGSAGSSEEDGGSGSRGSSSGSSHFGGSGSRSGSRGSSSGSSHFGGSGSGSRGSSSGSSHFGGSGSGSRGSSSGSSHFGGSGSGSSGSSSGSSHFGGSGSGSRGSSSGSGHFGGSGSGSSGSSSGSSHFGGSGSGSGSRGSSSGSSHFGGSASRGSSSDGSSEEDRHSTGGSGYVYEGPSSSNTFDPFNSGSGSSGSVSHFTVSGSGSGRKSTGGSGSSGHFGGSAGSGSHSGSGNAGSGSGSGHFGGSGGSGGSGFFGGAGGSGGAGTGDGHGSGSGSGHFGGIGGSGGSGGFGGSGGRGGSGGSGGAGTGGGHGTGSGSGHFGGIGGSGGSGGSGGSGGRGGSGGSGGAGTGGGYGSGSGSGHFGGIGGSGGRGGSGGRGGSGGSGGRGGSGGSGSRGGSGGSGGRGGSGGSGSPGFFGGVGGTGGVGGVGSAGPNGPYRTGSAGGSGSPSKSQGYSGVGSRKSIAGGPSLVAKLTRGRKFQRFGPGGRRDFDDTLGPEVCERAGLFRHPDTCDKFYECYWDKWIERFTLHVFDCPITIVYDSGITACNWPFNGPQCNDDKH, via the exons ACTTCACCAAGCTGAAGGCGCTGAAGGCGAGGAACCCCAAGCTCCGGCTGGTGGCTTCCATCGGCGGCGAAAACGTCAAGACAGAAACGTTCTCTCTGGTGACGTCATCGGTGGAGGGCGTGGCCAACTTCACGGAGGGCGTGGTTGCCTTCGTCACTGCTAACGGGCTGGATGGTCTTGAGGTAGACTGGAGGTGGCCGGGACAAAATGGCGGCAGCAAGGATAAGGATGACGTCACCACGCTCATGAAG GTCGTTCGCCTCGCCCTGGACCAGAAGGTGCACAGCGTGAGCCGAAGGACAGCGACTGAAGCCCTTGCCGAAGACACGACGGAAGCCGAGGACGCAACGGAGGCGCCACAGGACGTAACGGAAGCCGAGAGCGCTACCGAGGCCTCCACCGACGTCCCAACGACCAGTGCGCCCGAACAGGAGGACGAGAG CCTCGGGTCAGACTACCTGGTCCTCGAATCAGGTTCCGAGTACGAGGTGACCCTCCGGCCCGAGATAGAGGTAAGACTCGAAGACACAGGACACACGatcaaggagaagaaagaggacagtcatggaaaaaaacaagaaaagacagcAACTCGACCTTACCGTGGAAGCGTTAAGTTCACC GATTACTTCAAGCTCTCAGGCGTCCTCACCACCACGGAGACGCCCTCGACGACCCCCTCCTCCGGATGGAAGATCGCCAAGTCTTCTCAAGCGTCCGAGAGGAAGGCGAagcaggaagtggagaaggagagaggagccaTCCTTATGATGACCGTGTCTCCCCATCCCGAATACCTCGTTAAGGGATACGACCTCAAAGCCCTCACTAA GATTGTGGACTTCTTCAGCCTTCCCACCCACAACCTGACAGAAGACCGCCCCGATGCAGCCGCCGAAACCTTCCACCACAGCCGTCTCATGGGCGTTTCTGATCTCGAAAATGCG GATTCCCTCGTGGATTTAGTGGTGTCTCTCGGAGTGCCACTCGACCACCTGATCCTCGGACTGCCAGCCACTGCCGCTGTGTTTACCCTGAAGGACGAAGAGCTGAACACCCCCCGCTCCCCGGCCGCTGGAACCGCCAGCTTCATTCCTTACAGAGAG GCATGCATGATGATGGAGACCGGGAACTGGACAGTGGAGCGCGACGAGGATCTGACCGGACCCTACGCCTTCCTGAACGCAACGTGGCTGGCCTTCGACGACCCTACCAGCGCCAAGATCAAG AGCAAGTATGTGCTGCTTCGAGGACTGGCTGGTGCGGCTCTGCATAATTTAGATGGCGAAGACTGGGATGACCAATGCAACCAAGGCAAATACCCTGTCCTGTCAGCAATACACGACACCTTTACGCAG CTTGCCCGAACACCTCGACGTGCAGTTCTGCAAAGCCTTGTTGATGATCTGGAGACTGAGGAGTCCTCCTTCCGGCCAATATCTGTTGCTTCCCCAACTGATCTTCGAAATTCACCCTTCAGAATAGTTCGCATTGTTGATCGAACTGGGGCTATTAAGGCAATCCG AGCAAGTTCTGAGTCAAGGTTCGAGTGCTCCCGCCAAGGCTATTACCGAGACCCTGCTGACTGTTCCCAATTTTATCGCTGTGTAAAGTTCAACCAATACGTGGATGACTTCACTGTCTTTGAATATTCATGCCCTTCTGGACTTGTATTCGATGATCGTTGGGAGATCTGCGCATGGCCCTCTGCAGCTCCTCCATGTGATGGTTCCTCAGAAATTTTCCCTGTCCCTCGTAGAAAGTTTTCCTGCCCTGGAGAAGGATATTTCACTGATCCAGAGAACTGTCGCTGGTTCTTTGCTTGCAGAGATTACTATGGGAATGGAACATACACTCAGTATGAGTTTAGGTGTCCATTTGGACTTGCTTATGATGAGGCTAATGGACTGTGCAACTGGCCCTGGCTTGTGGAAGGTTGTGGACATACTGGGCCAATCCCTGATGGATATGGTGGTGTGAGTAGTGGCGCAGTCCCAGTTAGTGTGGCTTCCATTGCTGGAGGTGGATTCAGCCAAGGCAAAGCAGTATTTGGAGATGGGTCTGCTTCTCAGGATCTGTATGGTGGAAGCAGTGAAAGTTGTGAAGACTGTGGTTCCACTGAACTGGCTATTGGTGGCCAAGGAGTCTACAATGCTAACCGTGGCCTTATTGTTGGTGCAGATCAGAGCAATGAACGTCTTTCATATGGTACCTTCAAAAATACTGGAATCCCAACCATCCCTGGTACTGGCTTTAGTGGACATGGCAGTGGCAGGCAAGGAAACAATATTGGTTCTGCTTTTGGTTCTTCATCAAATAGGAGGCCAAGCAAAacacaaggaggaaggagaaagtccTCTCGCGGTCAGAATGGTCAGGGATACAACTACCAGGAACCTGACAATGCTTTCAATCCTGCTGAGGTTTCAGGTGGCTATGCTGCTCCAAATTCAGGCTCTAGGGGAAGACCATCATCCAGACCTTCCTCTTCCTACAAAACTCCAAGTGCAACAACTCGTACACCAACAACCACCTACCGACCTGTCACTTCTGCCCCTGCAACAACACCTTCCTCTGGATATTCATATCCTGAACCAGCTAATCCTTTCACCTCAGGAACCTCCATCCAAGTCTCAAAGCCTTCACCAGTAACTTCTGCTCCAATCAGGTCAAGCACAAGAGGACATGGTTCATCAGGAAGCACTAGTGGATCAAGAAAGACAAGTGGCAGTGGAGTAGGACATTTTACTATTCCTGGTAGTTCATCTGGTAGCAGACATGGCTCCGGAAGTAGTGCATCAGGAGGTTCCAGGGGATCAGGAAGACCTGGATCATCAAGAGGATCAGGTGGATCATACTCAGCTCCTGCAAAACCTTTCGTAACTGGCTCCTCTGCAGGATCTGCTGACTCATCTGAGGAAGATGGTGGATCTGGAAGCCGTGGTACTTCCAGTGGTTCAAGCCACTTTGGAGGATCAGGTTCTGGAAACCGTGGTAGTTCAACTGGTTCAAGTCATTTCGGAGGATCAGGATCTGGAAGCCGTGGCAGTTCCAGTGGTTCAAGTCACTTTGGAGGATCAGGTTCTGGAAGCCGTGGTAGTTCCAGTGGTTCAAGTCACTTTGGAGGATCAGGTTCTGGAAGCCGTGGCAGTTCCAGTGGTTCAAGCCACTTTGGAGGATCAGGATCTGGAAGCGGAGGCAGTTCCAGTGGTTCAAGCCACTTTGGAGGATCAGGGTCTGGAAGCCGTGGCAGTTCCAGTGGTTCAGGCCACTTTGGAGGATCAGTTTCTGGAAATGGTGGCAGTTCCAGCAGTTCTAGTGGATCATCTGGTGGCTATTCATACTCTGCACCCGCAAAGCCTTTCATAACTGGCTCCTCTGCAGGATCTGCTGGCTCATCTGAGGAAGATGGTGGATCCGGAAGCCGTGGCAGTTCCAGTGGTTCAAGTCACTTTGGAGGATCAGGATCTGGAAGCCGTGGTAGTTCCAGTGGTTCAAGTCACTTTGGAGGATCAGGTTCTGGAAGCCGTGGCAGTTCCAGTGGTTCAAGCCACTTTGGAGGATCAGGGTCTGGAAGCCGTGGCAGTTCCAGTGGTTCAGGACACTTTGGAGGATCAGGATCTGGAAGCAGTGGCAGTTCCAGCAGTTCTAGTGGATCATCTGGTGGCTATTCATACTCTGCACCCGCAAAGCCTTTCATAACTGGCTCCTCTGCAGGATCTGCTGGCTCATCTGAGGAAGATGGTGGATCCGGAAGCCGTGGCAGTTCCAGTGGTTCAAGTCACTTTGGAGGATCAGGATCTGGAAGCCGTGGTAGTTCCAGTGGTTCAAGTCACTTTGGAGGATCAGGTTCTGGAAGCCGTGGCAGTTCCAGTGGTTCAAGCCACTTTGGAGGATCAGGGTCTGGAAGCCGTGGCAGTTCCAGTGGTTCAGGCCACTTTGGAGGATCAGGATCTGGAAGCAGTGGCAGTTCCAGCAGTTCTAGTGGATCATCTGGTGGCTATTCATACTCTGCACCCGCAAAGCCTTTCATAACTGGCTCCTCTGCAGGATCTGCTGGCTCATCTGAGGAAGATGGTGGATCTGGATTCTTTGGAGGTTCTGGCAGTTCCAGTGGATCAAGTCATTTTGGAGGATCAGGATCTGGAAGCCGTGGCGGTTCCAGTGGTTCAGGCCACTTTGGAGGATCAGGTTCTGGAAGCAGTGGCAGTTCCAGTGGTTCAAGTCACTTTGGAGGATCAGGATCCGGAAGCCGTGGCGGTTCCAGTGGTTCAGGCCACTTTGGAGGATCAGGTTCTGGAAGCAGTGGTAGTTCCAGTGGTTCAAGTCACTTTGGAGGATCAGGATCCGGAAGCCGTGGCGGTTCCAGTGGTTCAGGCCACTTTGGAGGATCAGGTTCTGGAAGCAGTGGCAGTTCCAGTGGTTCAAGTCACTTTGGAGGATCAGGATCCGGAAGCCGTGGCGGTTCCAGTGGTTCAGGCCACTTTGGAGGATCAGGTTCTGGAAGCAGTGGCAGTTCCAGTGGTTCAAGTCACTTTGGAGGATCAGGATCCGGAAGCCGTGGCGGTTCCAGTGGTTCAGGCCACTTTGGAGGATCAGGATCTGGAAGCAGTGGCAGTTCCAGTGGTTTAAGTCACTTTGGAGGATCAGGATCCGGAAGCCGTGGCGGTTCCAGTGGTTCAGGCCACTTTGGAGGATCAGGTTCTGGAAGCAGTGGCAGTTCCAGTGGTTCAAGTCATTTTGGAGGATCAGGATCTGGAAGCCGTGGCGGTTCCAGTGGTTCAGGCCACTTTGGAGGATCAGGTTCTGGAAGCAGTGGCAGTTCCAGTGGTTCAAGTCACTTTGGAGGATCAGGATCTGGAAGCCGTGGCGGTTCCAGCAGTTCTAGTGGATCATCTGGTGGCTATTCATACTCTGCACCCACAAAGCCTTTCATAACTGGCTCCTCTGCAGGATCTGCTGACTCATCTGAGGAAGATGGTGGATCCGGAAGCCGTGGTAGTTCCAGTGGTTCAAGTCACTTCGgaggatcaggatcaggatcTGGAAGCCGTGGCAGTTCCAGTGGTTCAAGTCACTTTGgaggatcaggatcaggatcTGGAAGCCGTGGCAGTTCCAGTGGTTCAAGTCACTTTGgaggatcaggatcaggatccGGAAGCCGTGGCAGTTCCAGTGGTTCAAGTCACTTTGGAGGATCAGGATCTGGAAGCCGTGGCAGTTCCAGTGGTTCAAGTCACTTTGGAGGATCAGGATCCGGAAGCCGTGGCAGTTCCAGTGGTTCAAGTCACTTTGGAGGATCAGGATCTGGAAGCCGTGGCGGTTCCAGTGGTTCAGGCCACTTTGGAGGATCAGGATCTGGAAGCAGTGGCAGTTCCAGTGGTTCAAGTCACTTTGGAGGATCAGGATCCGGAAGCCGTGGCGGTTCCAGTGGTTCAGGCCACTTTGGAGGATCAGGTTCTGGAAGCAGTGGCAGTTCCAGCAGTTCTAGTGGATCATCTGGTGGCTATTCATACTCTGCACCCGCAAAACCTTTCATAACTGGCTCCTCTGCAGGATCTGCTGGTTCATCTGAGGAAGATGGTGGATCTGGAAGCCGTGGTACTTCCAGTGGTTCAAGCCACTTTGGAGGATCAGGATCCGGAAGCCGTGGCGGTTCCAGTGGTTCAAGTCACTTTGGAGGATCAGGATCCGGAAGCCGTGGCGGTTCCAGTGGTTCAGGCCACTTTGGAGGATCAGGTTCTGGAAGCAGTGGCAGTTCCAGTGGTTCAAGCCACTTTGGAGGATCAGGATCCGGAAGCCGTGGCGGTTCCAGTGGTTCAAGCCACTTTGGAGGATCAGGTTCTGGAAGCAGTGGCAGTTCCAGTGGTTCAAGTCACTTTGGAGGATCAGGATCCGGAAGCCGTGGCGGTTCCAGTGGTTCAGGCCACTTTGGAGGATCAGGTTCTGGAAGCAGTGGCAGTTCCAGCAGTTCTAGTGGATCATCTGGTGGCTATTCATACTCTGCACCCGCAAAGCCTTTCATAACTGGCTCCTCTGCAGGATCTGCTGGTTCATCTGAGGAAGATGGTGGATCTGGAAGCCGTAGCAGTTCCAGTGGTTCAAGTCACTTTGGAGGATCAGGATCTGGAAGCCGTGGTAGTTCCAGTGGTTCAAGTCACTTTGGAGGATCAGGTTCTGGAAGCCGTGGCAGTTCCAGTGGTTCAAGTCATTTCGGAGGATCATCAGGATCTGGAAGTGGTGGCAGTTCCAGCAGTTCTAGTGGATCATCTGGTGGCTATTCATACTCTGCACCCGCGACACCTTTCATAACTGGCTCTTCTGCAGGATCTGCTGGCTCATCTGAGGAAGATGGTGGATCCGGAAGCCGTGGCAGTTCCAGTGGTTCAAGTCACTTTGGAGGATCAGGATCTGGAAGCCGTGGTAGTTCCAGTGGTTCAAGTCACTTTGgaggatcaggatcaggatcTGGAAGTCGTGGCAGTTCCAGTGGTTCAAGTCACTTTGgaggatcaggatcaggatcTGGAAGTCGTGGCAGTTCCAGTGGTTCAAGTCACTTTGGAGGATCAGGTTCTGGAAGTGGTGGCAGTTCCAGTGGTTCAGGCCACTTTGGAGGATCAGGATCTGGAAGCCGTGGCAGTTCCAGTGGTTCAAGTCACTTTGGAGGATCAGGTTCTGGAAGTGTTGGCAGTTCCAGTGGTTCAGGCCACTTTGGAGGATCAGGATCTGGAAGCAGTGGCAGTTCCAGCAGTTCTAGTGGATCATCTGGTGGCTATTCATACTCTGCACCCGCAAAGCCTTTCATAACTGGCTCCTCTGCAGGATCTGCTGGTTCATCTGAGGAAGATGGTGGATCCGGAAGCCGTGGCAGTTCCAGTGGTTCAAGTCACTTTGGAGGATCAGGATCAAGATCCGGAAGCCGTGGTAGTTCCAGTGGTTCAAGCCACTTTGGAGGATCAGGATCTGGAAGCCGTGGCAGTTCCAGTGGTTCAAGCCACTTTGGAGGATCAGGATCTGGAAGCCGTGGCAGTTCCAGTGGTTCAAGCCACTTTGGAGGATCAGGATCTGGAAGCAGTGGTAGTTCCAGTGGTTCAAGCCACTTTGGAGGATCAGGTTCTGGAAGCCGTGGCAGTTCCAGTGGTTCAGGCCACTTTGGAGGATCAGGTTCTGGAAGCAGTGGCAGTTCCAGTGGTTCAAGTCATTTTGgaggatcaggatcaggatcTGGAAGCCGTGGCAGTTCCAGTGGTTCAAGTCACTTTGGAGGTTCAGCATCCAGAGGCTCAAGTTCTGATGGATCATCTGAAGAGGACAGACATTCTACTGGTGGATCTGGCTATGTATATGAAGGTCCTTCCAGTAGTAACACATTTGATCCATTCAACAGTGGATCTGGAAGCAGTGGATCTGTTAGTCACTTCACTGTGTCAGGATCAGGTTCTGGACGTAAGAGCACAGGTGGAAGTGGGTCATCAGGCCACTTTGGTGGATCAGCAGGATCTGGAAGTCATAGTGGTTCTGGTAATGCTGGAAGTGGCTCAGGATCTGGTCATTTTGGAGGGTCTGGTGGTTCAGGTGGCTCTGGATTCTTTGGAGGAGCTGGTGGTTCTGGAGGGGCAGGCACTGGAGATGGACATGGAAGTGGGTCCGGATCTGgccactttggaggcattggagGCTCTGGAGGCAGTGGAGGTTTTGGAGGATCTGGAGGCAGAGGTGGGTCTGGAGGATCTGGAGGTGCAGGCACTGGAGGTGGACATGGAACTGGGTCCGGATCTGgccactttggaggcattggagGCTCTGGAGGATCTGGAGGCAGTGGAGGATCTGGAGGCAGAGGTGGGTCTGGAGGATCTGGAGGTGCAGGCACTGGAGGTGGATATGGAAGTGGGTCCGGATCTGgccactttggaggcattggagGATCTGGAGGCAGAGGTGGATCTGGAGGCAGAGGTGGTTCTGGAGGATCTGGAGGCAGAGGTGGTTCTGGAGGTTCTGGAAGCAGAGGTGGTTCTGGAGGATCTGGAGGCAGAGGTGGTTCTGGAGGATCTGGAAGCCCCGGATTCTTTGGAGGTGTTGGTGGAACTGGAGGAGTTGGAGGTGTGGGTTCTGCTGGTCCTAATGGCCCTTACCGTACAGGTTCTGCAGGAGGTTCAggctctcctagcaagtcccaaGGATATTCAGGCGTGGGTTCCAGGAAATCCATTGCTGGTGGACCTTCACTCGTTGCTAAACTGACGCGCGGCAGGAAATTCCAGAGGTTTGGGCCAGGAGGACGCCGTGACTTTGATGATACTCTGGGCCCAGAGGTGTGTGAGCGAGCAGGTTTGTTCCGTCACCCAGACACATGTGACAAGTTCTATGAGTGCTATTGGGACAAATGGATTGAGCGCTTTACTCTCCATGTATTTGACTGTCCCATCACCATTGTATATGATTCTGGCATCACTGCTTGCAACTGGCCCTTCAATGGTCCCCAGTGCAATGATGATAAGCACTAG